A window of Haliscomenobacter hydrossis DSM 1100 contains these coding sequences:
- a CDS encoding serine hydrolase, which translates to MKHLIILVVSALCSILAVAQKTLPEDVTKSIQTRIEYGYSPSIVVGVIDKDGPQYYLFGTKTIGGQAVNEHTIYEIGSISKTFTGILLAQMVLAGQLKTDDPAQQYLPATVTLPTRDGKQITLGHLSDHSSGLPGMPNNFDPKDPANPYADYTVDQMYTFLKGYTLTRDIGAGYEYSNLAQGLLGHILSLKAGKSYEALMVSKIAKPLKMKSTKITFDEKMKQNLAMGHSEGAQVANWDIPTLAGAGAIRSSLHDMLIYMAANLGLKKSKIYPAMQLSHQARHDKAGRGTRVGLGWHISKGAEGDVIWHNGGTGGYRTFSGFVKETGKGVVVLTNSNKGADDIGFRLLNSAAKLIEVKKPDPVVTVDASILESYVGTYELAPTVNMVITREGTRLFLQATGQPKVELFAKTDTEFFLKVVEAKVTFSAKSGKVESMTLFQNGQAMPGKRIN; encoded by the coding sequence ATGAAACACCTCATCATCCTTGTTGTAAGCGCTTTATGCTCCATTTTGGCAGTAGCCCAAAAAACACTTCCTGAAGACGTAACCAAAAGCATTCAGACCCGCATCGAATACGGCTATTCCCCCAGTATTGTGGTGGGCGTCATTGACAAAGACGGGCCGCAATATTATCTCTTTGGCACCAAAACCATTGGTGGCCAGGCGGTGAATGAGCACACCATTTATGAAATCGGCTCCATCTCCAAAACTTTCACGGGCATTCTGCTGGCGCAAATGGTGTTGGCTGGACAACTCAAAACCGATGACCCGGCGCAACAATACCTGCCTGCAACCGTAACCTTGCCAACCAGAGATGGAAAACAGATTACCCTGGGGCATTTGTCCGACCATAGTTCTGGACTTCCAGGCATGCCCAACAACTTTGACCCAAAAGATCCGGCTAACCCTTATGCCGATTATACAGTGGATCAGATGTACACCTTTCTGAAGGGATATACCCTAACCCGGGACATTGGCGCAGGATACGAATACTCCAATCTGGCGCAGGGATTATTGGGACATATCCTCTCGCTCAAAGCGGGCAAATCGTATGAAGCACTAATGGTCAGCAAGATTGCCAAACCCCTGAAGATGAAATCAACCAAAATTACCTTTGATGAAAAAATGAAACAAAATCTGGCGATGGGTCATAGTGAGGGTGCTCAGGTGGCCAATTGGGACATTCCTACCCTGGCCGGTGCTGGTGCCATCCGCAGTTCCTTACACGACATGTTGATCTACATGGCGGCCAATCTGGGTTTGAAAAAAAGTAAAATCTATCCCGCCATGCAGCTGAGCCACCAGGCTCGACACGACAAAGCAGGCCGAGGCACCCGCGTTGGCCTGGGCTGGCACATTTCCAAAGGTGCCGAGGGCGACGTGATCTGGCACAATGGCGGCACGGGGGGCTACCGCACTTTTTCTGGCTTTGTCAAAGAAACGGGCAAAGGGGTAGTCGTGTTGACCAACTCGAACAAAGGTGCAGATGACATTGGTTTTCGTTTGCTCAACTCGGCAGCCAAGCTGATCGAAGTCAAAAAACCAGACCCGGTTGTCACCGTTGACGCATCGATTCTGGAATCCTACGTGGGTACTTATGAGCTTGCGCCTACTGTTAACATGGTCATCACTCGCGAAGGAACCCGTCTATTTCTCCAGGCTACCGGGCAACCAAAGGTGGAATTGTTTGCCAAAACGGATACCGAATTTTTCCTGAAAGTGGTGGAGGCAAAAGTAACTTTTAGCGCCAAAAGTGGCAAAGTGGAAAGTATGACCTTGTTTCAGAATGGGCAGGCGATGCCGGGGAAACGGATCAATTAA
- a CDS encoding MFS transporter, with amino-acid sequence MKQTIFYGWRIVLVALIGQFLSVGSLLVYCFGVFVKPLAEAFKTDRGSISLAVSLVSVGVALGSPIAGRLIDKLGGKKVITYALIGMSLCLFALSRVNGPIISLYIFYFLGGFIGSGNSPLAYSRIVANWFNQHRALAIGLGNAGVGLGALLIPILGQYLIQSADWRQVYIILSLACVLIALPIVSLFLKNTPEELGLKPLGIIDISSQPSSAISIGAAAATRTFWLLSLSILCVAISCTGIMTHLAAMLTDRGLSPQIAAFAISLFGGASLLGRIANGFLADRFHPSLVAAGIFSGAAIGILLLWLYPTGFTVYLATVMIGLAMGAESDIMPYMVSRYFGMRSMGTVYGFVFSAYTVGAALGPLLFGIGFDQTGSYQFSLLIGLGLMILAIALMWLLKGKE; translated from the coding sequence ATGAAACAAACCATATTTTACGGCTGGCGCATCGTTCTCGTTGCTTTGATCGGTCAGTTTTTGAGTGTAGGCTCTTTGTTGGTGTATTGCTTTGGCGTTTTTGTCAAACCTTTGGCGGAAGCATTCAAGACAGACCGTGGTTCCATCTCACTGGCGGTTTCGCTGGTAAGTGTAGGGGTGGCCCTCGGTTCCCCCATTGCCGGAAGGTTGATCGATAAATTGGGGGGTAAAAAAGTCATCACCTACGCCCTGATCGGCATGTCGCTGTGTTTGTTTGCACTATCCAGGGTAAACGGGCCGATCATTTCCTTGTACATTTTTTATTTTCTGGGTGGTTTCATCGGTTCGGGTAATTCACCTTTGGCATATTCGCGGATCGTGGCCAACTGGTTCAATCAACACCGGGCGCTGGCGATTGGACTGGGCAATGCGGGCGTGGGACTGGGCGCACTGTTGATCCCCATTTTAGGCCAATACCTCATTCAATCAGCCGATTGGCGGCAGGTGTACATCATCCTGAGCTTGGCCTGTGTGCTGATTGCGCTGCCGATTGTGTCCTTATTTTTAAAAAATACCCCGGAAGAGCTGGGGCTAAAACCACTAGGAATCATCGACATTTCTTCCCAGCCCAGTAGCGCCATCAGCATTGGCGCAGCTGCGGCAACGCGGACTTTTTGGCTGCTGAGTTTGTCCATTTTGTGCGTAGCCATCAGTTGCACAGGCATCATGACCCACCTGGCGGCCATGCTGACCGACCGGGGTTTGTCGCCCCAAATTGCAGCCTTTGCCATTTCCCTATTCGGTGGTGCTTCCCTGCTAGGCCGCATCGCCAATGGTTTTTTGGCCGATCGTTTTCATCCATCACTGGTGGCTGCGGGTATTTTTTCGGGCGCAGCCATTGGAATTTTGTTGCTGTGGTTGTACCCCACGGGATTTACCGTTTACCTCGCTACGGTGATGATCGGTTTGGCGATGGGCGCTGAGTCGGACATCATGCCCTACATGGTGAGTCGGTATTTCGGGATGCGCTCGATGGGTACGGTGTACGGGTTTGTGTTTTCGGCGTATACGGTTGGGGCGGCACTGGGGCCGCTGCTATTTGGGATCGGTTTTGACCAAACGGGGTCTTACCAATTTTCGCTCCTGATCGGCCTGGGTTTGATGATTTTGGCCATTGCGTTGATGTGGCTTTTAAAAGGAAAGGAGTAG
- a CDS encoding membrane protein: protein MSTNNSFSNNMRVIHRYLGFFLAGIMAVYSLSGVLLIFRDTDFLKQEKTVVSMIKPNANEKEVGEMLKMRQFKVDKTAGDVLYFRDGTYNKSTGKAEFKVKELPTILEKMTHLHKAKTEDPLYFFNIFFGLSLLFFVISSFWMFMPKTSVFKRGLYFTLGGVVLTLILLFA from the coding sequence ATGTCAACCAACAATTCCTTTAGCAACAACATGCGGGTAATTCACCGTTATTTGGGCTTTTTTCTCGCGGGCATCATGGCCGTGTATTCATTAAGTGGAGTACTGCTCATTTTCCGGGATACTGATTTTTTAAAGCAGGAAAAGACCGTTGTCTCCATGATCAAACCCAATGCCAATGAAAAGGAAGTTGGTGAAATGTTGAAAATGCGGCAATTCAAAGTGGACAAAACCGCAGGAGATGTGCTCTATTTCCGGGATGGAACTTACAACAAAAGCACGGGAAAGGCTGAATTTAAAGTTAAAGAACTGCCGACTATTTTGGAAAAAATGACCCACTTGCATAAAGCAAAAACGGAAGACCCTTTATACTTCTTCAACATCTTCTTTGGGCTTTCTTTATTGTTTTTCGTGATTTCTTCGTTTTGGATGTTTATGCCCAAAACCTCTGTATTCAAGCGGGGCTTGTATTTCACCTTGGGTGGCGTTGTATTGACTTTAATTTTGCTTTTTGCCTAA
- a CDS encoding DUF3828 domain-containing protein, translated as MKYLLLLCLAMFSLSACQNTANKTDQSTEEPTDSGDSQDDPDLVAITDVIHGFYQWYDDSMEKIQHLDYVKTGKHLSLDNKKVDAYFDQFLKSGFISKEYVDGEKAYLKALEVDWKKTEYEDGPIDGLDYDRFFCAQDWDIKAWTESFVGVEGLGTDQATATMSSKEGGGPNEQKIELKKENGKWLISKIICGE; from the coding sequence ATGAAATATCTATTGCTCCTCTGTCTGGCAATGTTCAGCTTATCTGCTTGCCAGAATACGGCAAACAAGACTGATCAAAGCACCGAAGAACCAACGGATTCAGGTGATTCACAGGATGACCCGGATTTGGTGGCCATCACGGATGTTATTCACGGTTTTTACCAGTGGTACGACGATTCCATGGAAAAAATCCAACACCTTGATTATGTCAAAACCGGTAAACACCTTAGCCTGGACAACAAGAAAGTGGATGCCTACTTTGACCAATTCCTCAAAAGTGGTTTTATCAGCAAAGAATATGTCGACGGGGAAAAAGCTTACCTTAAAGCGTTGGAGGTCGATTGGAAAAAGACGGAGTATGAGGATGGACCAATTGATGGCCTTGACTACGACCGCTTTTTTTGCGCGCAGGATTGGGACATTAAAGCTTGGACTGAGTCGTTTGTTGGTGTCGAAGGCTTAGGCACCGACCAGGCAACTGCAACCATGTCCAGTAAAGAAGGTGGCGGTCCAAATGAACAGAAAATTGAGTTGAAAAAGGAGAACGGGAAGTGGTTGATTAGCAAAATTATTTGCGGAGAATAA
- a CDS encoding cyclase family protein — protein sequence MKIIDLSVTISTDIKEPLPTTIEYEDHKEGAKKMGSKLFKGLPTDAFLEGNGPAGEFLYVTGHTGTHIDAPWHYFPTCAGKPSRTIEELPLEWFFSDGVVLDFTDKPDGYCITVEDLQEKLAAIHYTLKPFDIVLIRCDAYKRLHDEDFVRIHVGASAEATHWLIDQGIKVMGTDGWGWDIPMHIQVEDYLKNPRPGVICAAHYVGREKEYCQIEKLANLDQLPPFGFKVACFPAKIKGGSAGWTRAVAIFE from the coding sequence ATGAAAATCATCGATTTGTCGGTTACCATTTCAACAGACATTAAAGAACCACTACCCACCACCATTGAATACGAAGACCACAAAGAGGGTGCCAAAAAAATGGGTTCCAAACTCTTCAAAGGTTTGCCCACCGATGCCTTTCTGGAGGGCAACGGCCCGGCTGGTGAGTTTTTGTACGTGACTGGTCATACGGGCACGCACATCGATGCCCCCTGGCATTATTTCCCTACTTGTGCCGGAAAACCATCCCGCACCATTGAGGAGTTACCACTGGAATGGTTTTTTTCTGATGGTGTAGTCCTGGATTTTACCGACAAACCCGATGGTTATTGCATTACGGTGGAAGATTTGCAGGAGAAACTGGCAGCGATCCACTATACCCTCAAACCCTTCGACATCGTCCTGATCCGTTGCGATGCCTACAAACGACTCCACGACGAGGACTTTGTCAGGATCCACGTGGGGGCTTCCGCTGAAGCCACCCACTGGTTGATCGATCAGGGCATCAAGGTGATGGGCACTGATGGCTGGGGCTGGGACATTCCCATGCACATTCAGGTGGAGGATTATTTGAAAAACCCACGTCCGGGGGTGATTTGTGCCGCGCATTACGTAGGCCGCGAAAAGGAATATTGCCAGATTGAAAAACTGGCCAACTTGGATCAGTTGCCGCCTTTTGGGTTCAAAGTAGCCTGTTTTCCGGCAAAAATCAAGGGTGGAAGTGCGGGTTGGACACGCGCGGTAGCTATTTTTGAATGA
- a CDS encoding antibiotic biosynthesis monooxygenase family protein, whose protein sequence is MILEVATINIKPGTNADFETNLQAAQAVISQSKGYLGHQFQHCIEVPTRYVLLIRWATLEDHTEGFRGSELFKEWRALIGPYFETPPSVEHFSLKFEN, encoded by the coding sequence ATGATTCTAGAAGTTGCCACCATCAACATCAAACCGGGCACCAACGCCGATTTTGAAACCAACTTGCAAGCAGCACAAGCGGTCATCAGCCAGTCCAAAGGCTACCTCGGCCACCAGTTTCAGCACTGCATCGAAGTGCCTACACGTTATGTTTTGCTCATTCGTTGGGCTACCCTGGAAGACCATACCGAAGGATTCAGAGGTTCTGAGCTGTTCAAAGAATGGCGCGCACTGATTGGCCCCTATTTCGAAACACCACCCTCGGTGGAGCATTTTTCTCTAAAATTTGAAAACTAG
- a CDS encoding helix-turn-helix transcriptional regulator, whose translation MAFTIKNIAEPNFQHLNHFFLTGFDSPKLIEQVQKLQLDFAEVHFSEWYFDGIRMGYSDWRCREPTELEWQYDIKAELITFQANLHGSVFINNQQQTQQIFGNQQHNLFYANTDDVNEGILKCDDLRLSMFFIQFTKAAFLRLTQGANESLNRFNDSVLHGHPSLLSPTNLPLNAAMLNLIHNIVNCAYTEGLKKMYLLSKSIEFLVLQAEACTLAQQPAYQHLKTKYDEECIHYAREYLLNHVENPPSLSELAKIIGLNEYKLKRGFKEVFGNTVFGYLAEARLEIAKNEILDSKKNISQIAAELGYSSVQHFSHAFRKKFGFSPNKLKT comes from the coding sequence ATGGCTTTTACCATCAAAAACATCGCGGAGCCAAATTTTCAACACCTGAATCATTTCTTCCTCACGGGTTTTGATAGTCCCAAACTCATTGAACAGGTGCAAAAACTCCAGCTTGATTTTGCAGAGGTTCATTTCTCAGAATGGTACTTCGACGGCATCCGTATGGGCTACTCGGATTGGCGTTGTCGGGAACCTACCGAGTTGGAATGGCAATACGACATCAAGGCTGAACTGATTACTTTTCAAGCCAATCTGCACGGGTCGGTGTTCATCAACAACCAGCAGCAGACTCAGCAAATATTTGGGAATCAACAGCACAATCTTTTTTACGCCAATACCGATGATGTGAATGAAGGCATTTTGAAATGTGATGACTTAAGGCTTTCCATGTTTTTTATCCAGTTTACCAAAGCTGCCTTTTTGCGGCTGACCCAAGGGGCAAACGAGTCTTTAAACCGTTTTAATGACAGTGTTTTGCATGGCCACCCTTCCCTGCTTTCCCCCACAAACCTGCCCTTGAATGCGGCCATGCTGAATTTGATCCACAACATTGTCAACTGCGCGTATACGGAGGGTTTGAAAAAAATGTACCTGCTTTCCAAAAGCATCGAGTTTTTGGTGCTACAAGCCGAGGCTTGTACATTGGCTCAGCAGCCAGCATACCAGCACCTTAAAACTAAGTATGACGAGGAGTGCATCCATTACGCCCGGGAGTATTTGTTGAATCATGTAGAAAACCCGCCAAGTCTGTCCGAACTGGCCAAAATCATTGGCCTGAATGAGTACAAATTGAAACGGGGTTTTAAAGAAGTTTTTGGGAATACGGTTTTTGGCTACCTGGCTGAGGCCAGGCTTGAAATTGCCAAAAATGAAATTTTAGACAGCAAAAAGAACATTAGCCAGATTGCGGCGGAATTGGGCTATTCCTCGGTGCAGCATTTTAGTCATGCTTTTAGGAAGAAATTTGGGTTTTCTCCCAACAAGTTGAAGACTTGA
- a CDS encoding aldo/keto reductase — protein sequence MQKVKLNNGIEMPILGFGVFQVNDLEECERSVMDAISVGYRLIDTAASYGNEEAVGKAIKNSDVPREEFFITTKLWIQSNGYEGTKRAFDHSMKQLNLDYLDLYLMHQPFGDVYGSWRAMQELYKEGRIRAIGVSNFQPDRLIDLIVHNEITPAVNQIETHPFNQQIETQNFLQENGVQTESWGPFAEGKNDLFHNELLLSIGKKYDKTIAQVVLRWLTQRGIVAIPKSVRKERMEENFNSLDFELSLEDMEAIKTLDTKTSSFFDHRDPAMVKWLGGYKVGV from the coding sequence ATGCAAAAAGTTAAACTGAACAACGGCATTGAAATGCCCATACTTGGGTTTGGCGTTTTTCAGGTAAATGACCTGGAAGAATGTGAAAGAAGCGTGATGGATGCCATCAGCGTCGGTTATCGCTTGATTGACACGGCAGCTTCTTACGGAAATGAAGAGGCGGTTGGCAAAGCCATCAAAAATAGTGATGTCCCAAGGGAAGAGTTCTTTATCACCACCAAGCTTTGGATTCAGTCAAATGGTTATGAAGGCACCAAAAGGGCTTTTGACCACTCGATGAAACAATTGAACCTGGATTATTTGGACTTGTACCTGATGCACCAACCATTTGGGGATGTGTATGGCTCCTGGCGAGCCATGCAGGAATTGTACAAAGAAGGGCGAATCAGAGCAATTGGGGTAAGCAATTTTCAGCCTGATCGCTTGATTGACCTGATTGTGCACAATGAAATCACGCCTGCGGTCAATCAAATTGAAACACATCCATTTAACCAGCAAATTGAGACCCAAAATTTCTTGCAGGAAAACGGGGTGCAGACTGAATCCTGGGGACCCTTTGCCGAGGGCAAAAATGACCTCTTTCACAATGAATTGTTGCTATCAATTGGGAAGAAATACGATAAAACGATTGCCCAGGTTGTTCTTCGTTGGCTTACGCAACGAGGTATTGTGGCCATCCCCAAATCAGTTCGCAAGGAAAGAATGGAAGAGAATTTCAACAGCCTTGATTTTGAACTGAGCCTTGAAGATATGGAAGCCATTAAAACGCTGGATACAAAGACCAGTAGCTTCTTTGATCACCGGGATCCGGCAATGGTGAAATGGTTGGGTGGGTATAAAGTTGGGGTTTAG
- a CDS encoding nuclear transport factor 2 family protein, with protein sequence MKASILAMVLTVLCVEGVLAQNTAEQEIVNLSKEKWQWMADKNVAKLKDLFDEKSVFVHMGGSWGKEQEINVIGSGGIHYKKADIHEVSVQIIENTAILLNRITLLAVVGGNEVTNPFMVTEVYVKEKGSWKLGSLSFTKLMTP encoded by the coding sequence ATGAAAGCATCAATTCTTGCAATGGTACTTACCGTCTTATGCGTTGAAGGTGTTCTCGCGCAAAACACAGCAGAACAGGAGATCGTCAACCTCTCCAAAGAGAAATGGCAATGGATGGCCGATAAAAACGTGGCGAAACTGAAAGATCTGTTCGATGAAAAATCAGTTTTTGTGCACATGGGCGGGTCCTGGGGCAAAGAACAAGAAATCAATGTTATCGGCAGTGGAGGAATTCATTACAAGAAGGCAGACATTCATGAGGTGTCCGTTCAAATCATTGAGAACACGGCTATCCTGTTAAACCGGATAACCTTGTTGGCGGTGGTTGGCGGCAATGAAGTGACCAATCCATTCATGGTGACCGAAGTGTATGTGAAAGAAAAAGGTTCCTGGAAGCTGGGCTCTTTGTCCTTCACCAAGTTGATGACCCCCTAA
- a CDS encoding flavodoxin family protein: MLPLKHILTGFFLLTLACSSSLPKHDDIKVQSKVDSEKVLIVYLSRTNNTKAIAQIIQEKIGGRLVALELATPYPENYQSIVAQVAKENESGFLPLLKTKIENIEEYDLVFVGFPTWGMQLPPPLKSFLSQYDLSGKTIVPFNTNAGYGIGSSFETVKKLCANSTVLEGFSIKGGIERDGILFVMEGEKEKQAQEEVEKWLKKLNLQ; the protein is encoded by the coding sequence ATGCTTCCTCTAAAACATATCCTGACTGGTTTCTTCCTATTGACTTTGGCTTGCTCATCCTCGCTGCCAAAGCATGACGATATTAAAGTGCAATCAAAGGTTGATTCCGAGAAAGTATTGATTGTGTATTTGTCACGCACAAACAATACGAAAGCCATCGCACAAATCATTCAGGAGAAAATTGGCGGAAGACTGGTAGCATTGGAACTGGCAACTCCTTACCCTGAAAACTACCAATCAATTGTTGCTCAGGTGGCAAAGGAAAATGAATCTGGATTCTTGCCTCTCTTGAAGACAAAAATCGAGAACATTGAAGAGTACGATCTTGTGTTTGTCGGTTTTCCTACCTGGGGAATGCAACTGCCACCACCGCTGAAAAGTTTCCTGAGCCAGTACGATTTAAGTGGCAAAACGATTGTACCATTTAACACGAATGCGGGCTATGGAATTGGCAGCAGTTTCGAAACGGTCAAGAAATTGTGCGCCAATAGCACCGTGTTGGAAGGCTTCTCCATAAAAGGAGGCATTGAGCGAGATGGTATCCTTTTCGTCATGGAGGGGGAAAAGGAAAAACAGGCGCAGGAAGAAGTTGAAAAATGGCTGAAAAAACTCAACCTGCAATAG
- a CDS encoding carboxylesterase/lipase family protein: MKKTSIAIFLLLFNYSLMDAQTPQQTAPEVKTATGLVRGAKEGDVTVFKGIPYAAPPVGEFRWRPPQPVTPWKGVRDATKFCADCPQRTFPGSTATTSEDCLFLNVWAPATATKKSKLPVMVWIHGGAFVGGSGSGPGTAGNAFTKQGVILMTINYRLGRLGHFAFPALSQEHPEEFKGSYAYMDQIAALKWIQKNIAAFGGDPKNVTIFGFSAGGVSVHSLLSIPAAKGLFHKVISESGGGRDGVLTGRPMRQDNADPLYSVSAETIGINFARKHKIESTDAAGLAKLRALSVEQIVDGGQETDGQGGPRTYSGPILDGKLVVETAESAYKAGRQPGIPIIIGNCSAEIGGPFVNTSTSKEALFSLFGEFETEAKAAFDPNGDKEFAEVITKFNTDWAWGEPARMTARAFVAKGAPAYLFQFGYVPPAMQARARFGAGHGSDVSFVFNTLNARWGAPAEATADEKALANTMNTYWANFAKTGNPNGKGLPVWPLYTTQKEEILDVELSGKVVGKPDPRKARLNVIEKAFKLRATLQSRGI, from the coding sequence ATGAAAAAAACATCGATCGCAATTTTTTTGCTTTTATTCAACTATAGCCTTATGGATGCACAAACACCTCAGCAAACTGCTCCAGAAGTGAAGACTGCTACTGGCCTGGTGCGAGGAGCTAAAGAAGGAGATGTTACGGTTTTTAAAGGCATTCCTTACGCAGCTCCACCAGTTGGTGAATTTCGCTGGCGCCCACCACAGCCGGTGACACCGTGGAAAGGTGTTCGTGATGCCACCAAGTTCTGTGCCGATTGTCCACAGCGTACTTTCCCGGGTTCCACCGCGACCACTTCCGAAGATTGCCTTTTTCTGAATGTATGGGCACCAGCAACTGCCACTAAAAAATCAAAATTGCCTGTGATGGTTTGGATTCACGGAGGCGCTTTTGTAGGGGGTAGCGGCTCCGGCCCCGGCACGGCAGGAAATGCATTCACCAAACAAGGCGTCATCCTGATGACCATCAACTACCGGCTTGGCCGACTCGGTCATTTTGCCTTTCCCGCCTTGAGCCAGGAACACCCCGAAGAGTTCAAAGGCAGTTACGCTTATATGGACCAGATTGCTGCACTCAAGTGGATTCAAAAAAACATTGCCGCATTTGGAGGCGATCCGAAGAATGTGACCATTTTCGGGTTTTCAGCAGGGGGAGTTTCTGTCCATTCACTATTAAGCATACCCGCTGCAAAAGGTCTTTTTCATAAGGTGATCAGCGAATCGGGTGGTGGCCGTGATGGTGTGCTTACTGGCAGACCGATGCGTCAGGATAATGCAGATCCGCTATATTCGGTTTCAGCAGAAACAATTGGGATAAATTTTGCGCGTAAACATAAGATTGAGAGCACCGACGCAGCCGGATTAGCTAAACTCCGTGCGCTGAGCGTTGAGCAGATTGTGGATGGAGGTCAGGAAACGGATGGCCAGGGCGGCCCTCGTACCTACTCCGGTCCGATCCTCGATGGTAAACTGGTGGTAGAAACAGCGGAGAGCGCCTACAAGGCAGGACGGCAGCCTGGTATTCCCATCATCATCGGGAATTGTAGTGCGGAAATAGGTGGGCCATTTGTCAACACCAGCACTTCAAAAGAAGCCCTGTTTTCCCTTTTTGGAGAATTTGAAACTGAGGCTAAGGCGGCCTTTGATCCCAATGGTGACAAAGAATTCGCTGAAGTAATCACCAAGTTTAATACCGATTGGGCATGGGGTGAGCCAGCACGGATGACTGCAAGAGCTTTTGTGGCCAAAGGTGCACCAGCCTATCTATTTCAATTCGGGTACGTCCCTCCCGCCATGCAGGCGCGGGCGCGGTTCGGTGCCGGTCACGGATCAGATGTCTCTTTTGTATTCAACACCCTCAATGCCCGCTGGGGCGCCCCTGCTGAGGCAACAGCGGATGAGAAAGCGTTGGCGAATACCATGAATACCTACTGGGCAAATTTCGCAAAAACGGGCAATCCAAATGGCAAAGGACTGCCAGTGTGGCCGCTTTACACTACCCAAAAAGAAGAGATTCTTGATGTTGAGTTGAGTGGTAAGGTAGTTGGCAAACCCGATCCCCGGAAGGCAAGACTGAATGTGATTGAAAAGGCCTTTAAGTTAAGGGCTACCCTACAATCACGGGGTATTTAA
- a CDS encoding nuclear transport factor 2 family protein, whose product MKSTIIALSLFFLSMTSAMCQSSTEEQKIIQLSKDKWQWMADKNVDKLEPLFDDKAKFVHMSGTWKKAEELEIIKTGSIWYKEAKVHDTAVEISGKTAIVWNRITLVAMVRGNEAITEFTVTEVYQKQGKNWKMLALTFSSVRDTHQIKK is encoded by the coding sequence ATGAAAAGCACAATCATCGCTCTAAGCTTATTTTTCTTGAGTATGACCTCGGCCATGTGCCAATCCTCCACCGAGGAACAAAAAATCATCCAACTCTCCAAAGACAAATGGCAATGGATGGCCGACAAAAATGTGGACAAACTTGAACCACTTTTTGACGACAAAGCAAAGTTTGTCCACATGAGCGGCACCTGGAAAAAAGCCGAGGAACTTGAGATCATCAAAACCGGAAGCATTTGGTACAAGGAAGCCAAAGTCCATGATACTGCCGTAGAAATTTCTGGAAAAACGGCTATCGTCTGGAATCGGATTACCCTGGTAGCTATGGTCCGGGGAAATGAGGCCATCACTGAATTTACTGTCACCGAAGTTTACCAAAAACAAGGTAAAAATTGGAAAATGTTGGCGCTGACCTTTAGCAGCGTGCGGGACACGCATCAGATTAAAAAATAG